From a single Nakaseomyces glabratus chromosome H, complete sequence genomic region:
- the VPS15 gene encoding ubiquitin-binding serine/threonine protein kinase VPS15 (CAGL0H08437g~Ortholog(s) have protein serine/threonine kinase activity, ubiquitin binding activity) has translation MGGQLSLLAQTAPSIGIFSYIDILDETHYVSQLNNSRFLKTCKALDPNGEIVVKVFIKPKEDSSLEKIIQRLKREAVLLSALPNVLNYSKIFESTRCGYLVRQHLKTNLYDRLSTRPYFTEIETKFVVFQLLQALKDIHDLDVIHGDIKTENLLLTSWDWVVLSDFCSNIKPAYIPDDNPGEFSFYFDTSKRRACYLAPEKFDSAKASGDGVHQATKEMDIFSLGCCIAELYLDGAALFNLSQLFKYKSGDYTLNDILPQTISKSSPVLKDILQDMLQVDPKKRLSAHELLEKYRTIYFPDTFYDFLYDYCKTLVTLGTSVPCADQIEVNTTLQDHLGSIDEILIKIYCDFGRICKSLKLPVLDQEDMNYNTKDSFLRVSDKLLRLENYETDKITASIQNEVSLIILVFLCKEFRNLQFPENKVKALQLILAFSLFVLDDTKLDRTLPYLVAALEDDSTRVKVMAMNCVTTLIKEVKHPNQLNENIFVDYLLPRVQALLQNGQEESLVRVAIASNLSDLALKANLFQEYCHTMQSSTIPNIVHDFESIEVIRKYSRKLQQLFEDLTVSILTDPEISVKVALLKNILPLCKYFGREKTNDVILSHLITYLNDRDPALRMYLVECISGIAILLGPITMEQYILPLIIQTITDEEELVVVSVLKNLKDLLKTRFVNKKYFYDITKFLSPLILHPNSWIRNFVLTTLVECINQMSKAEVYCVLYPVLRPFFDFDVDFTGDMLISCAKLPVSRNTYNLLRSWNNRSKKTFFWQRVTTNYVDAFGNSTINFVDKRYVKENYGLKTMKVESNIHLHTNENENIPLTLEDKFWIDKFKNSGLTDNELWKIVALREYVVRSSRSSSKKPETVTSIVSKLSLTPSNFSIENVMPNTVFFDIEFLHPETLTFNDLDVTNTNSIKESESNTFTDNHSKVIEMKGSLIFKTPRIPTTLSNLKNIYVQLEPTNNHSEGHAHLSARNQPANFIVKSSYEGQDKIIEKYLKQLNILPSLKEYKEFGFVSENTTAEADVINLHGKFVRSYPQIFDGTLLQSEVLLGTKSFMIYGSDQGALTVWDIDRLANEKSITRPLYYECSAEITCIKGLSGYDSFCVGLKSSEILIFRISLSKNGKAKNLQELICIRSLNLIGENSSEYPIQIECCPNNDQFQLVVLSNYSNVYLFDIRTMKVIEKLELNADYGCTISMVLDDKNNLLFFGTVSGIIEMWDARYFVQIRAWTFGESLPINKLAIMEQENKSLLVVCGGVDSAFFTLWNIEKLSCKHVFVRSNEQPSLDSFNVIDADKLDKLAFEKNNSNIKPIVQIFNNKVLYMDDIGRLLHILDTRNPEKSSTFAGSKVELHSFSVLQVTASLTMSLQKHNYQKEVNNSNYTSSRVMTVNVFQLKNKPYMLLTDEEGYINIYT, from the coding sequence ATGGGTGGACAGTTGTCTTTGCTGGCACAGACAGCACCATCGATTGGTATCTTCTCATACATCGATATATTAGATGAAACTCATTATGTGTCTCAATTAAACAACTCACGCTTTCTGAAGACATGTAAGGCCCTGGATCCTAATGGTGAAATAGTTGTTAAAGTGTTTATAAAGCCCAAGGAAGACAGTTCATTAGAGAAAATCATACAGAGATTGAAAAGAGAAGCAGTATTACTTAGTGCATTACCCAATGTGTTGAACTATagcaaaatatttgaatctACAAGATGTGGGTACCTAGTACGACAACATTTGAAGACAAATTTATATGATAGACTAAGTACCAGACCTTATTTCACTGAGATTGAGACCAAATTTGTTGTGTTCCAGTTGCTACAGGCATTGAAAGATATACATGATCTCGATGTAATCCATGGTGACATTAAAACCGAGAATCTGTTATTAACAAGCTGGGATTGGGTGGTGCTCTCTGATTTTTGCTCTAATATAAAACCGGCATACATTCCAGATGATAACCCTGGCGagttttcattttattttgatacTTCAAAAAGAAGAGCTTGCTACCTGGCACCAGAAAAGTTTGATTCCGCTAAGGCTTCAGGTGATGGGGTACATCAAGCAACAAAGGAAATGGACATATTCAGTCTCGGATGCTGTATAGCGGAGCTGTATCTAGATGGAGCAGCGCTTTTCAATTTGTCTCAATTGTTCAAATACAAAAGTGGTGATTATACTTTGAATGACATTCTTCCCCAAACTATATCGAAAAGTTCACCTGTACTCAAAGATATACTTCAGGATATGTTGCAAGTGGACCCCAAGAAGAGACTATCAGCACACGAACTACTAGAGAAATATAGAACAATCTATTTTCCAGACACGTtttatgattttttatatGATTACTGTAAAACTTTGGTAACCCTAGGCACCAGTGTTCCTTGTGCTGATCAAATTGAGGTCAACACCACGCTACAAGATCATTTAGGAAGTATAGACgaaatattgataaaaatttattgcGACTTTGGGAGAATATGTAAAAGTCTGAAACTTCCCGTATTAGATCAAGAGGATATGAACTATAATACAAAAGACAGTTTTTTGAGAGTATCAGATAAACTTTTAAGATTGGAAAATTATGAAACAGATAAAATTACCGCGTCAATACAGAATGAAGTTtcattaataattttaGTGTTCTTGTGCAAGGAATTCAGAAATCTCCAGTTTCCAGAAAATAAAGTCAAAGCTTTACAATTAATTTTAGCCTTTTCATTGTTTGTGTTAGATGATACAAAATTAGACCGGACATTGCCATATCTTGTAGCTGCTCTAGAAGATGACTCTACTAGAGTTAAAGTTATGGCAATGAATTGTGTAACTACACTCATAAAGGAAGTGAAACATCCAAATCAACTAAAcgaaaatatttttgttgattaCTTACTTCCTCGTGTACAAGCTTTGCTTCAGAATGGACAAGAAGAGAGTTTAGTTAGGGTTGCAATAGCCAGTAACTTAAGTGATCTAGCATTAAAAGCAAATCTTTTTCAAGAATATTGTCACACAATGCAGTCATCAACAATTCCAAATATTGTTCATGATTTTGAAAGTATCGAAGTAATAAGAAAGTACTCCCGTAAATTACAGCAGTTATTTGAAGACTTGACAGTATCAATACTAACTGATCCTGAAATCAGTGTTAAGGTCGCACTTCTGAAAAATATTCTCCCACTGTGTAAATACTttggaagagaaaaaacaaacgACGTTATTCTAAGTCATCTAATAACATACTTGAATGATAGAGATCCAGCGCTGAGAATGTATTTAGTAGAGTGTATTTCAGGAATCGCAATACTTCTTGGTCCGATCACTATGGAGCAATATATTCTTCCATTAATAATACAAACGAtaactgatgaagaagaattagTAGTGGTAAGCgttttaaaaaatttgaaagacCTTCTAAAAACTAGATTCGTTAATAAAAAGTATTTTTATGAtattacaaaatttttaTCTCCATTGATATTACACCCAAATAGCTGGATAAGAAATTTTGTTCTAACCACCCTAGTTGAATGTATTAACCAAATGAGTAAAGCAGAAGTTTACTGTGTGCTATATCCCGTATTGAGAcctttttttgattttgatgttGATTTTACTGGTGATATGCTAATAAGCTGCGCAAAATTGCCAGTTTCTCGAAATACTTACAACCTATTAAGAAGCTGGAATAATAGATCCAAGAAAACATTCTTTTGGCAAAGAGTTACTACAAACTATGTAGATGCATTCGGCAACTCGACGATAAATTTTGTCGACAAGAGATATGTGAAGGAGAATTATGGTTTAAAAACAATGAAAGTGGAATCTAATATTCACTTACATACAAATGAAAACGAAAACATTCCCCTAACACTTGAAGATAAGTTTTGGATAGATAAATTTAAAAACTCAGGATTAACAGACAATGAATTGTGGAAGATTGTAGCCTTAAGAGAATACGTTGTACGCAGCAGCAGATCATCATCAAAGAAACCAGAAACAGTAACCAGTATTGTATCAAAGCTAAGTCTGACACCTAGTAATTTCTCAATTGAAAATGTCATGCCGAATACAGTGTTTTTTGACATAGAATTTTTACATCCCGAAACTCTCACATTTAATGATCTCGATGTAACAAACACTAATAGCATTAAAGAATCTGAATCTAATACATTTACTGATAATCATTCTAAGGTTATCGAAATGAAAGGCTCTctcattttcaaaactCCAAGAATTCCAACCACATTATCAAACCTgaagaatatatatgtgCAATTAGAGCCAACAAACAATCACAGTGAAGGACATGCACACTTATCCGCTAGGAATCAGCCAGCGAATTTTATTGTCAAGAGTAGTTATGAAGGTCAAGATaaaattatagaaaaatatttgaagcaattaaatattttgccATCCTTGAAAGAATACAAGGAGTTTGGATTTGTTTCGGAAAACACAACTGCTGAAGCCGATGTTATTAATTTACATGGAAAGTTTGTAAGATCATACCCTCAGATTTTTGATGGAACGCTATTGCAATCAGAAGTCCTTTTAGGAACGAAATCTTTCATGATTTATGGTTCAGACCAAGGTGCATTGACTGTGTGGGATATAGATAGGCTAGCAAATGAAAAGTCTATCACAAGGCCACTATACTATGAATGCTCTGCTGAGATTACTTGTATTAAGGGCCTGTCTGGATATGACTCTTTTTGTGTGGGCCTAAAATCTAgtgaaattttgatatttagGATCTCTCTATCGAAAAATGGAAAGGCGAAAAACCTTCAAGAGCTTATATGCATTCGTTCACTAAACTTAATTGGAGAGAATTCTTCGGAATACCCCATCCAGATAGAATGCTGTCCAAATAATGACCAATTTCAATTAGTTGTGCTGTCCAATTACTCCAATGTTTACTTGTTTGACATAAGAACCATGAAAGTTATTGAAAAACTAGAACTGAATGCTGATTATGGCTGTACTATATCTATGGTTTTagatgataaaaataacCTCTTGTTTTTTGGCACAGTATCAGGTATAATTGAAATGTGGGATGCAAGATATTTTGTGCAGATAAGAGCGTGGACATTTGGAGAATCACTGCCTATTAACAAATTGGCGATTATGGAACAAGAGAACAAATCTCTCTTGGTAGTTTGTGGAGGTGTTGATAGCGCATTTTTTACTTTATGGAATATAGAAAAACTTAGCTGCAAGCATGTGTTTGTCAGATCAAATGAGCAGCCTTCCCTGGATAGTTTTAATGTTATTGATGCTGACAAGCTGGATAAGCTTGCTTTTGAGAAGAATAATTCAAATATCAAGCCCATTGTTcaaattttcaataataagGTGTTGTACATGGACGACATTGGCCGATTGTTGCATATTTTGGATACTCGAAATCCAGAAAAGTCTTCTACTTTTGCTGGCTC
- a CDS encoding uncharacterized protein (CAGL0H08459g~Ortholog(s) have endoplasmic reticulum localization): protein MGILAILFIIYLVSSFKSLPGAYFFRFYYYTFGNIISPYFFGKDTAIIKKLQSNKYGCFAYAELDTYASPFECDFYFHKSNSTYFEELDISRGDLMTKIFQKLFINAKKWPYVPVANVFTNFLKEIKPFQKYAVKSSILCWDNKWIYVMSKFTTNNGKNLCSLSLTKYVLKDGRKTIPPSEALEFCGLYNEEVEKISARNLEILTKQSGFHETSPIEQLDHEYFRI, encoded by the coding sequence ATGGGTATTTTGGCTATATTGTTCATAATATACCTTGTTTCTTCCTTTAAGTCACTTCCAGGTGCTTATTTCTTCAGGTTCTATTACTACACTTTTGGGAACATCATTAGCCCATACTTCTTTGGTAAAGATACTGCAATTATCAAGAAACTTCAGTCTAACAAGTATGGATGCTTTGCCTATGCTGAATTAGATACTTATGCGTCCCCTTTTGAGTgtgatttttatttccacAAAAGTAACAGCACTTACTTCGAGGAATTAGACATATCTAGAGGTGATTTGATGACTAAGATCTTCCAAAAATTGTTTATTAACGCTAAGAAATGGCCTTACGTCCCTGTCGCTAATGTTTTTaccaatttcttgaaagagATCAAACCATTCCAAAAGTATGCAGTGAAGTCATCCATCCTATGCTGGGATAATAAGTGGATATATGTCATGAGTAAGTTCACAACAAACAATGGTAAGAACCTATGCTCTTTGTCCTTAACTAAGTATGTCTTGAAAGATGGGAGAAAGACAATTCCACCAAGCGAGGCTCTGGAATTCTGTGGTCTATATAACGAAGAAGTGGAGAAGATCTCTGCCAGAAATCTAGAGATCCTGACAAAACAATCTGGCTTTCATGAAACATCTCCAATTGAGCAATTAGATCATGAATATTTCAGAATATAA
- the RXT2 gene encoding Rxt2p (CAGL0H08481g~Protein of unknown function), with protein sequence MPPKEVKDTVKKSGRGRKSKEDAASLQFEQDCINAFTRRVLKEKAGNYRPLKRGIDGKFIYPHASGVTTNRGNKLLQGSELISRNRLDTSRPLEEEKVFYNGSEHRLLQSTRKRMKFPTIPQSESVLQTLPTDDPLEEDFDEINNLSKLVNVRELLTPISSLADICKRDSIKRTFNRTILKDLALNCILMIEKEQNSVTTYSQLLDVFLGDYPTPIYEKTLRLPKYDHSLTLKEEDLEDGSQLELINSDTRNANDKDKQARVTMFTRKIPTHTYYDLLEESKTQQDDKTDDEIAEEDSDPFFAVPNLALPESYQKLLPETASPRVLEEVENARQLVQIALQRNQEFIRNLQKIRGCIVKCNRIRERITSWSREYASIPEEGVTVPNALRAAKRGIISATTNRSMSVDEGVRDGQGDKEDEE encoded by the coding sequence ATGCCACCTAAGGAGGTGAAAGACACTGTTAAGAAATCTGGTCGGGGGAGAAAGAGTAAAGAGGATGCTGCGAGTTTGCAATTTGAACAAGACTGCATAAACGCATTCACTAGGCGTGTACTAAAGGAGAAGGCCGGAAATTACAGGCCTTTAAAGAGGGGTATTGATGGTAAATTCATATATCCACATGCATCTGGCGTTACTACAAATAGAGGCAACAAACTGTTGCAAGGGAGCGAACTGATCTCCAGGAACAGATTGGACACATCACGGCCGTTAGAGGAAGAGAAAGTATTCTACAATGGTTCTGAGCATAGACTTCTCCAAAGTACTCGAAAGAGAATGAAGTTCCCTACGATTCCACAATCTGAATCAGTGCTCCAGACGTTGCCTACAGATGATCCATTGGAAGAGGACtttgatgaaataaataacCTGTCAAAGCTTGTAAATGTACGGGAATTATTGACAccaatatcatcattagCTGATATTTGTAAAAGGGATTCTATCAAAAGGACTTTTAATAGGACTATTCTAAAAGATTTGGCACTGAACTGTATTTTGATGattgaaaaagaacaaaactCAGTGACTACTTACTCACAACTACTGGATGTATTTCTAGGTGACTACCCAACGCCAATATACGAAAAAACGCTACGATTACCTAAATATGATCATAGTCTCACgttgaaagaagaagacttAGAGGACGGATCACAATTAGAACTTATAAACTCGGATACAAGGAACGCTAACGATAAAGATAAACAGGCCAGGGTTACAATGTTTACTAGAAAAATACCTACACATACATATTATGATCTACTGGAGGAGTCTAAGACACAACAAGATGATAAAACTGATGACGAAAtagcagaagaagattctGATCCATTCTTCGCAGTACCGAATTTGGCCCTACCAGAATCCTACCAGAAGTTATTACCAGAAACTGCTTCACCTAGAGTTTTGGAAGAAGTAGAAAATGCAAGGCAGCTAGTTCAGATAGCATTACAGAGAAATCAAGAATTCATAAGGAACCTTCAAAAGATCAGGGGATGTATTGTTAAATGCAATAGAATTAGAGAACGTATTACTTCCTGGAGTCGTGAATACGCAAGTATACCCGAAGAAGGTGTTACAGTGCCGAATGCGTTAAGAGCAGCTAAGCGTGGTATCATAAGTGCCACGACAAATAGATCAATGAGTGTGGATGAAGGTGTACGAGATGGTCAGGGTGATAAAGAGGATGAGGAGTAG